One window from the genome of Streptomyces sp. NBC_00708 encodes:
- a CDS encoding CDP-alcohol phosphatidyltransferase family protein, giving the protein MENTSTVLRQLRGAQKSAKGVSLYSRYVNRPAGRIFAVGAYRLGMTPNQVTLMSAAFTFTALAGVALVRPGPWLAVLVFLGLAVGFALDSADGQLARLTGRGGPDGEWLDHVVDCAKMILVHTTVLISFHRWFGLPGDGWLLLPLGFLFVAVLTFCAGLLREQLGKTAARGEEKAPEAPAPPSRLRAVALLPADYGVFCLVFLLLGDETAFRYGYAALAAVHALFLGLFLAKWFRELKALRAH; this is encoded by the coding sequence ATGGAGAACACATCGACGGTGCTGCGTCAGCTGCGCGGTGCGCAGAAATCGGCCAAGGGGGTATCGCTCTACTCGCGGTACGTGAACCGGCCGGCCGGACGGATCTTCGCCGTCGGCGCGTACCGGCTGGGCATGACGCCCAATCAGGTCACCCTGATGAGCGCGGCGTTCACCTTCACCGCGCTGGCGGGTGTGGCGCTCGTCCGCCCCGGGCCCTGGCTCGCCGTCCTCGTCTTCCTCGGGCTCGCCGTGGGCTTCGCCCTGGACTCGGCCGACGGGCAGCTCGCCCGGCTGACCGGCCGGGGCGGGCCCGACGGCGAGTGGCTGGACCATGTCGTCGACTGCGCCAAGATGATCCTCGTCCACACCACCGTACTGATCTCGTTCCACCGCTGGTTCGGCCTGCCGGGCGACGGCTGGCTGCTCCTGCCGCTCGGCTTCCTGTTCGTCGCCGTGCTGACGTTCTGCGCCGGGCTGCTGCGCGAACAGCTCGGCAAGACGGCGGCCCGGGGCGAGGAGAAGGCCCCCGAGGCCCCCGCGCCGCCCTCCCGGCTGCGGGCCGTGGCGCTGCTGCCCGCCGACTACGGGGTGTTCTGCCTGGTGTTCCTGCTCCTCGGCGACGAGACGGCGTTCCGGTACGGATACGCCGCGCTCGCCGCCGTACACGCCCTGTTCCTCGGGCTGTTCCTCGCCAAGTGGTTCAGGGAGCTGAAAGCGCTCCGGGCGCACTGA
- a CDS encoding HD domain-containing protein, translating into MTYRVFGAWHDWDTARRQLEILAPEVSAQRLGEAVAFAEEAHGDQRRPAGEPYVEHLLEVVEILVSGAGMRDEDLLVSAVLHDVVEDTDRTAGEVGERFGPRVEEWVGWVTKPDPGAHEDPAEVRDRYLLSLRSAPPEVLALKLADRFSNVQRLDTHPRPEKRRSYYRETCRYLVPLAAGVPWFEAAFEEWREFHRHLEDAAPAASG; encoded by the coding sequence TTGACCTATCGGGTGTTCGGAGCGTGGCACGACTGGGACACCGCCCGCCGGCAGTTGGAAATACTGGCTCCGGAGGTCTCGGCACAGCGCCTCGGGGAGGCCGTCGCGTTCGCCGAAGAGGCCCATGGGGATCAGAGGAGGCCGGCCGGGGAGCCGTATGTGGAGCACCTCCTGGAAGTGGTGGAGATCCTCGTCTCAGGCGCCGGTATGCGCGACGAGGACCTGCTGGTCTCGGCCGTCCTCCACGACGTCGTGGAGGACACCGACCGCACGGCCGGGGAGGTCGGTGAGCGGTTCGGCCCCCGGGTCGAGGAGTGGGTGGGCTGGGTGACGAAGCCGGACCCCGGGGCCCACGAGGATCCCGCGGAGGTGCGTGACCGCTACCTTCTGAGCCTGCGTTCCGCCCCGCCGGAGGTCCTGGCGCTCAAGCTGGCGGACCGGTTCAGCAACGTGCAACGACTCGACACACACCCGCGGCCCGAGAAGCGGCGTTCCTACTACCGCGAGACATGCCGTTACCTGGTCCCCCTCGCCGCGGGAGTCCCCTGGTTCGAGGCGGCCTTCGAGGAGTGGCGGGAGTTCCACCGCCACCTGGAGGACGCGGCACCCGCGGCATCGGGCTGA
- a CDS encoding ribonuclease HI has translation MNERMIAACDGASKGNPGPAAWAYVVADAGGRPQRWEAGPLGTATNNVAELTALQELLESVGPAVALEVRMDSQYAMNAVTKWLPGWKRNGWKTSAGKPVANRELVTRIDELLAGRAVTFVYVPAHQVDGDPLNALADQAASEVAVTQSAAGTSHGSATPVPAPSRATEGRQTGASAKGAGSAARRTGGAGGTGATIRARFAGRCHCGKPYAAKEMIAKNDHGWGHPECRTASA, from the coding sequence ATGAACGAGCGCATGATCGCCGCGTGTGACGGGGCGTCGAAGGGTAATCCGGGGCCCGCCGCCTGGGCCTATGTGGTGGCCGACGCCGGGGGCCGGCCCCAGCGGTGGGAGGCGGGGCCGCTCGGCACCGCCACCAACAACGTCGCCGAGCTGACCGCCCTCCAGGAGCTCCTGGAGTCCGTCGGCCCCGCTGTGGCGCTCGAGGTCCGGATGGACTCGCAGTACGCGATGAACGCGGTCACCAAGTGGCTGCCCGGCTGGAAGCGCAACGGCTGGAAGACCTCGGCCGGCAAGCCCGTCGCCAACCGCGAGCTGGTGACCCGCATCGACGAACTCCTCGCCGGGCGGGCCGTGACCTTCGTGTACGTACCGGCCCACCAGGTGGACGGCGATCCGCTCAACGCCCTCGCCGACCAGGCCGCCAGCGAGGTGGCCGTCACCCAGAGCGCCGCCGGCACCTCGCACGGCTCGGCCACCCCGGTCCCCGCCCCCTCCCGCGCCACCGAGGGCCGGCAAACCGGCGCGTCGGCGAAGGGGGCCGGGAGCGCGGCTCGCAGGACGGGCGGCGCGGGCGGCACCGGAGCCACCATCCGGGCCAGGTTCGCCGGCCGCTGCCACTGCGGGAAGCCGTACGCGGCCAAGGAGATGATCGCGAAGAACGACCACGGCTGGGGCCACCCGGAGTGCCGCACCGCCTCCGCCTGA
- a CDS encoding SDR family oxidoreductase: MNGQPVTVVTGGSRGIGAAVCVRLAGEGHDIALAYHADSAAAESVADAVRATGRRCVTVRADTADEADVDRLFDAAAAELGPVTGLVNNAGMSGPVGPLADADAAGMRRALEVNVLGYLLCARRAVRDMTHTGGGAIVNVSSAAATLGSPGEYVHYAAAKGAVDTMTVGLSKEVGPAGIRVNAVAPGVIRTGFHADPERPDKLGPGIPLGRPGIPEEIAAAVSWLLSPDASYATGTVLRVAGGR; this comes from the coding sequence ATGAACGGTCAACCGGTCACCGTGGTCACCGGCGGCAGCCGCGGCATCGGTGCGGCGGTGTGTGTACGGCTGGCGGGCGAGGGCCATGACATCGCACTGGCCTACCACGCGGACTCCGCGGCGGCCGAGTCGGTCGCCGACGCGGTACGTGCGACGGGCCGGCGCTGCGTGACGGTCCGGGCGGACACCGCCGACGAGGCGGACGTCGACCGCCTCTTCGACGCCGCGGCCGCCGAGCTGGGCCCGGTCACCGGCCTGGTCAACAACGCGGGCATGAGCGGCCCGGTCGGCCCCCTGGCCGACGCCGATGCCGCGGGGATGCGGCGCGCCCTGGAGGTCAACGTCCTGGGCTACCTGCTCTGCGCGCGGCGTGCGGTGCGCGACATGACGCACACCGGTGGCGGGGCGATCGTCAACGTCTCCTCGGCCGCCGCCACGCTGGGCAGCCCCGGCGAGTACGTGCACTACGCCGCCGCCAAGGGAGCCGTCGACACGATGACCGTCGGCCTGTCCAAGGAGGTCGGCCCGGCCGGCATCCGCGTCAACGCGGTCGCCCCCGGCGTCATCCGCACCGGCTTCCACGCGGACCCGGAGCGCCCCGACAAGCTCGGCCCCGGCATCCCCCTGGGCCGCCCCGGCATCCCGGAGGAGATCGCCGCCGCCGTCTCCTGGCTGCTCTCCCCGGACGCGTCGTACGCGACGGGAACGGTGCTCCGGGTGGCGGGCGGCCGGTAG
- a CDS encoding DUF6381 family protein: protein MSVAREVNRAQQMREKAQHMTEAAERTKDPEQRRRLQEKARKLREQSDQQDGRENNGLPV from the coding sequence ATGAGCGTTGCACGAGAGGTGAACCGAGCCCAGCAGATGCGCGAGAAGGCCCAGCACATGACCGAGGCCGCGGAGCGCACCAAGGACCCGGAGCAGCGTCGCCGGCTCCAGGAGAAGGCCCGGAAGCTGCGGGAGCAGAGCGACCAGCAGGACGGCCGCGAGAACAACGGCCTCCCCGTGTGA
- a CDS encoding adenylyltransferase/cytidyltransferase family protein yields MVHRVGYAPGVYDLFHVGHLNILRNARSQCDYLVAGVVSDEMAALAKGHRPVIPLPERLEIVRSVRHVDAAFVETVPDKVETWQQVRFDVIFKGDDWRGTEKGRRLERAFAEVGVEVVYFPYTMHTSSTQLRQVLDALVSAPGALSAP; encoded by the coding sequence ATGGTGCACAGGGTCGGCTACGCGCCGGGGGTCTACGACCTGTTCCATGTGGGACACCTCAACATCCTCAGGAATGCCCGCAGCCAGTGCGACTACCTGGTCGCGGGGGTCGTCTCCGACGAGATGGCCGCGCTGGCCAAGGGACACCGGCCGGTGATCCCGTTACCGGAACGGCTGGAGATCGTGCGCAGCGTGCGGCATGTGGATGCCGCGTTCGTCGAGACCGTCCCCGACAAGGTCGAGACCTGGCAGCAGGTCAGATTCGACGTCATCTTCAAGGGGGACGACTGGCGGGGCACGGAGAAGGGCCGCCGGCTGGAACGCGCCTTCGCCGAGGTGGGGGTCGAGGTCGTGTACTTCCCGTACACCATGCACACGTCCAGCACCCAGCTGCGGCAGGTGCTGGACGCGCTGGTCAGTGCGCCCGGAGCGCTTTCAGCTCCCTGA
- a CDS encoding glycosyltransferase, translating to MADEEHGRPFEQRRLLVVSTNYAPEVTGIGPYAAQLAEHWAASGADTHVLTGMPHYPAWRTDAAYRGMWRTEERREGVTVHRRRHYVPSRQSALRRAAFEASILAHGLVAPPRTRPDAVISQMPSLAGGVIGARIARRHRVPYIPVVQDLMGAAAAQSGIRGGDRAAALASKAERFALGAAALVGVIHESFVPRVTAYGVDPGRIRIVPNWSHVASPSGDRAATRARLGWREGTPVVLHSGNMGLKQGLEVLVDAARLAPEIRIVLMGDGNQRDALRARAAGLPNLDFLPPAGAEEFTDILAAADVLAVTQRASVLDMSVPSKLTSYFVSGRPVVASVADEGGTAQEVRRSGAGLLVAPEDPAAVLGAVRKLVESPAEADALGAHGPRYVARHLGRETALARFDALLAEALEDGREGPRR from the coding sequence ATGGCAGACGAAGAGCACGGCAGACCGTTCGAGCAGCGACGCCTGCTGGTGGTCTCCACGAACTACGCGCCGGAGGTGACCGGCATCGGCCCGTACGCCGCCCAGCTCGCCGAGCACTGGGCCGCGTCCGGGGCGGACACCCATGTGCTGACGGGCATGCCGCACTACCCGGCCTGGCGGACCGACGCGGCCTACCGGGGGATGTGGCGCACCGAGGAGCGGCGCGAGGGCGTCACCGTCCACCGCAGGCGCCACTACGTACCGTCCCGGCAGAGCGCGTTACGCCGAGCCGCTTTCGAAGCGAGCATCCTGGCGCACGGCCTCGTCGCGCCGCCCAGGACGCGGCCCGACGCGGTGATCTCCCAGATGCCGAGCCTGGCCGGCGGGGTCATCGGCGCCCGCATCGCCCGCCGCCACCGGGTGCCGTACATCCCGGTCGTCCAGGACCTGATGGGAGCGGCCGCCGCCCAGAGCGGCATCCGGGGCGGGGACAGGGCGGCGGCCCTCGCGTCGAAGGCCGAGCGGTTCGCGCTGGGAGCCGCCGCCCTCGTCGGTGTCATCCACGAGAGCTTCGTTCCCCGTGTCACCGCGTACGGGGTGGACCCCGGCCGCATCCGGATCGTCCCCAACTGGAGCCATGTGGCGTCCCCTTCGGGCGACCGTGCCGCGACCAGGGCCCGGCTCGGCTGGCGCGAGGGCACGCCCGTCGTCCTGCACTCCGGGAACATGGGCCTCAAACAGGGCCTGGAGGTCCTGGTCGACGCCGCGCGGCTCGCCCCCGAGATCCGCATCGTCCTGATGGGCGACGGCAACCAGCGCGACGCGCTGCGCGCCCGCGCCGCCGGGCTGCCCAACCTCGACTTCCTGCCGCCGGCCGGCGCCGAGGAGTTCACCGACATCCTGGCCGCCGCCGACGTCCTCGCCGTCACCCAGCGCGCCTCGGTGCTCGACATGAGTGTGCCGTCCAAACTCACCTCGTACTTCGTGTCGGGGCGTCCCGTCGTCGCCTCCGTGGCCGACGAGGGCGGCACCGCCCAGGAGGTGCGGCGCTCCGGGGCCGGACTCCTCGTCGCACCGGAGGACCCGGCCGCGGTGCTCGGCGCCGTCCGCAAGCTCGTCGAGTCACCCGCCGAGGCCGACGCGCTCGGCGCCCACGGACCGCGCTATGTGGCACGCCATCTGGGCCGGGAGACCGCGCTCGCCCGGTTCGACGCCCTGCTCGCCGAGGCCCTGGAGGACGGCCGGGAGGGACCACGCCGATGA